In Streptomyces erythrochromogenes, the DNA window GCCACGGCCGCATCACCACGGCCGTCCTCCCGGCGGCGGACCGCCCCTTCTGGCCCGCGGAGGCTTACCACCAGCAGTACTTGGACAAGAACCCGGACGGCTACTGCGGCATCGGCGGCACGGGCGTCTCCTGCCCGATCGGCGTGACCGCGGCCCCCGCAGAGTGAGCGGCCCCCCGATCCCGGACCCGGACCCGGCGCACGAACGTCTGACCCGGCTCTGGCAGTCCCACAGGCCCCCCGGCCCGCTGCTCCCGCACGAACTGAAGAGGGCGCACGCCCACCGGTGGGTGCGCTTCCACAGCCTGCCGGAATCGAAGCGCTACGCGGAGGACGAAGCCGAGTACGCGATCCTCCTCGACCGGTACAACACCGTCCTCGACGAGCTCTTCGCGGGCGGCGAGGCGTACGTGGTGACCACTGACTGGGCCGACCCGTCCGAACCGACGAACTACTCGGCCCGCCGCGCCGCCCTCCACCCGGAGGGCACGCTGTGGACGACCCTGGACGACACCGACGACCCGGATCCGGCCTTCCACACGCGCTGGTACTTCTACGCCGACCGCCGTCCCTGGGAGCGCGGCTGCCTCGACCCACTCCTGCGGGCCGTCGCGGACGACGCGTTGCCCGGCATCTTCGTGACGGACCCCGGGCTCACCCGTATCCACCACCCGTACGACGGCGGCGCGGATGTCATCCTGCCCACCCGCGGGGAACGGGACCGCCTGCGCGAGCAGCACTCCGCCTGGCTGTCCGCGCATCCGTCGGGGTACTGATTCAGGACGGGTCGTGGCCGTGGACCCGCTTCGCGTCCAGGTGGAGTTCGTAGGGGCCCATGCAGTCTGCGGCGAGCGTGGCCACTCGGGCGCCGCAAGGACAGGCACGGTTGAGTCCGCTTCCTCCTGACGGTCCGCAGCATCCGACGCCGTTCTCGCCGTTCGGCAGCGGCCGGAGACCGGGCGCGTCCTCGGGATGGATCACGATGTTGTGGCGCGGCCCGGCTGAGATCATGGCCACCCCTGCGTCGCTCAGGCCGAGCCCGCGCGGCTGCGTGGGTCCGTCGTACTCCTGGTCCGGGTGCGGCACGTACGGGGCGCCCCAGGGTTCGGGCTCGATCGCGTAGTGCCCGTGCGGCATCGTGGCCGGCGCCCGCCCGCTGCTCGTGTCGCGTTCGTCGTCGGGCGCCGGGGGAACGGTGGGCAGCGGTCTCAGGTCCGGCGTGAGGGTGCCGCCGCACTTCTTGCACAGGAACACGGTCATGCTGCCGTTGTAGCCGCCCCTTGTGCCCCGGCGCATCCTCGATGCCGGCCGGGGCCGGCCGCTCGGCGTTCGGGCCCTCCGCCGGAGGGAGCCGGGTCAGATCGTCGAGGTGTCGATCACGAAGCGGTAGCGGACGTCGCTCGACAGGACGCGGGCGTAGGCCTCGTTGATGTGGTCGGCGTCGATCAGTTCGATCTCCGAGCCCAGGCCGTGCTCCGCGCAGAAGTCCAGCATCTCCTGGGTCTCGGCGATGCCGCCGATCATCGATCCGGCGAGGGTCTTGCGGCCGCCGATGACGGAGAAGAGGTTGAGGGAGACCGGCTCCTCCGGGGCGCCCACGTTCACCAGCGCGCCGTCGACCTTCAGCAGGCCCAGGTAGGCGTCCAGGGCCAGCGGGGCCGAGACGGTGGACAGGATCAGGTCGAAGGTCCCGGCGAGCTTCTCGAAGGTGCTCTCGTCGCCGGTGGCGTGGAAGTGGGTGGCGCCCAGTCGCCGGCCGTCGGCCTCCTTGCGGAGGGTCTGCGACAGCACGGTGACCTCCGCGCCCAGTGCGTGCGCCATCTTCACGCCCATGTGGCCGAGGCCCCCGAGGCCGACGACCGCGACCTTCTTGCCCGGGCCCGCCTTCCAGTGCCTCAGCGGCGAGTAGAGGGTGATGCCCGCGCACAGCAGCGGGGCGGCCACGTCCAGGGCGAGGCCCTCGGGGATGCGGACGGTGTAGTTCTCGTCGACGACGAGGTGGGTCGAGTAACCGCCGTACGTGGGCTCGCCGTCCCGGCCGACGGCGTTGTAGGTGCCGGTCATGCCCTGCACGCAGTGCTGTTCCTGACCGCTGCGGCAGTGCTCGCACACGCGGCAGGAGTCGACCATGCAGCCGACGCCCACGCGGTCCCCGACGGCGAACCGGGTGACCTCCGCGCCGACTTCGGCGACGACCCCGGCGATCTCGTGACCGGGGACCATGGGGTAGATGCCCTCGCCCCAGCCGTCGCGCACCTGGTGGATGTCGGAGTGGCAGATTCCCGCGTACTTGATGTCGATGAGGACGTCGTGCGGGCCGACGGGGCGGCGCGGGACCGTGGTGCGCTCCAGCGGGACGCCGGGGGCGGGGGCGGCGTACGCGGCGACCCGGGTGGTCGCGCGGGTGGTGACGGACATGGGGGTGCTCCTCGAAGCGGTGGTGTCTGCGGTGCGCACCACGGTGCCGGTCCGTCCCGCCGGCACCCAGACCCCTGCGCTTCCTACGACTGGCGAACCTACTACTGGTGGGGTCAGGCTGACGCCCTCCGGGCGGTGGGCCGCCCGGTGATACTGGGCGGCATGGACCAGCTTGATCAGCGAGCATGCCTGGGCGAGTTCCTCCGCTCCCGCCGCGCACGGCTGCGCCCGGAGGACGTGGGCATGACGGACTACGGTCGCCGGCGGCGCGTGCCGGGGCTGCGCCGTGAGGAACTGGCGCAGCTGGCGGGGGTGTCGGTCGCGTACTACACGCGGCTGGAGCAGCGCGACGGGCACAACGTGTCGGCGGAGGTGCTGGACGCCATCGCACGGGCCCTGCGCCTGGACGGGACCGAGCGGGCGCACCTGATGGACCTGGCGCGGCCGAAGGCGCGCAGGCGCCGCCAGAGCAGGCGGCCGCAGCAGGTGCGTCCGGCGCTGCGCACGCTGATGGACGCGATGGAGGGCGTACCGGCCTACCTGGTGGGGCACCGTCAGGACGTCATCGGCTGGAACAGGCTGGGGGCCGCGGTCTTCGGGGACTTCGGGGCGCTGCCCGCGGCGGAACGGAACCTGGTCCGGCTGATGTTCCTGGACCCGGCGACCGCGGAGCTGTACGGGGAGTGGGAGTGCCAGGCGTGCTGGGTCGTCAGCAACCTGCGGTTGTACGCGGGCCAGCACCCGGACGACGAGCAGCTGTCGGCGCTGGTCGGGGAGTTGTCCGTGAAGAACGAGGAGTTCCGGCGGCTGTGGGCGGCGCACACGGTGGCGGACAAGACGCACGGGGTGAAGCTGCTGCGGCACCCGCTGGTGGGTGAGATGCGCCTGTCCTTCGAGACGCTGACGCTCCCCGACGATCCGACGCAGGCCCTGGTGACCTTCCATGCGGAGCCGGGTTCGGCCTCCGAGGACGCGTTGCGCCTGCTGGCGTCCTGGGACGCGCAGCGGACCGCCGGGAAGGCCGCTGAGCCGGCCCCCGTGCAGGCCGTGTGACCTGAGGCGGCGGCCTGCGTCCCGGAGCCGGCTACAGCTTGATCTGGTAGATGCCGACGCCGCGCTCGCGCCGGTAGCCGAGCGCCTCGTTGACCGCTCGCATGGGGCCGTTCTCGTCCGCCACCGTGGTGGCGATGCGGCGCAGCTGCGGGTGGCGGGCGGCGGCCTGCGCGGCCATGTGACGTTTCACTGCGCGTCCGAGGCCGTGGCCGCGGTGGGCGGGGACGACCACCGTGTCGTACTGGAGGGCGCTCGTGCCCTCGGGATCCGGCAGGACGATCTCCGTGTACGCCGCCACCTCGCCGTCGGGGGTCACCGCCGCGACGGTGATCATGTCTCCGCCCCGGTCGAGGATCAGCTGCTGGAGGGTGTGCAGCCGCTCGGGCGTCCAGGTCTGGATCCGCTCGTCCATGTCGCCGGTCGGCGCGTCCTCCATGGCCGCGTGGGCTGCGGCCGCGGCCGGCGCCCATGCGTCGGGGACGAGGCCGTACCAGGTCAGGAGCTCGTAGCCGGGTGTGGCGGGGGGCTGCGCGGCCCCGTCCGCCGTGGCACCCGCCGGCGGCGCGCCACCGGCCGGTACGTCCTGGACGTACCAGGCCATCGGCAGGACGTTCTCGAAGCCCAGCGCCTCCGCGAAGGCCTGGCCGGGACCGCCGAGGTCCAGCATGGCCGCGACCGAGGTCCGGCCGTCCGCGAGCAGCTCCTGGCGGACCCGCTCCCACAGGGCGGTGCCCACACCCCGGCGGCGCGCCTCGGGACGCACGGTCAGCACGTCCAGGAACGCGGTGTGCGTGTTGCCCTTCTCGGTGAACAGGAGCAGGGCGGCCACGCCCTCGCCCCTGCCCTCGCCGCCGCTCTCCCCCGCGCCCTGCCCCGCGCCGGCCGTCCAGAGCACGGGCCGGCCGCGCGCCGGCGTCACGCACAGCCGCCCGGCGACCTCCACCCGGGAGGGCGCCGGCAGCTGCGGCAGGTCGACGGCCGCGGCGGAGGTCAGGACCCCCAGCCAGGCGTCCACCTCGGCGTCGGACGGGGGCAGGGCGAGAGAGCGGATCATCATGGGCCCGACCCTAGAGCGCGCCCGGACGCGCCGCCCGGGAGTTTTCGGTCACCGTGTCCGCCACCACCGCGCCCCCGGGGAACGGCCCCCGGCCCCCGGCCCCCGGCCCCCGGAACGCCGAACGGCGGGGAACCCGTGGGGTTCCCCGCCGTTCGGCGTTCGTGCGGCGGTCCGCGCCCGGTGTCAGGCGGCGGAGCCGGCCTTCCAGTCGGCCCAGTTCATGTTCCAGCCGTTGAGGCCGTTGTCCGGCTTGATCGTCTTGTCCGGGGAGTTGACCACGGTGACGACGTCGCCGATCAGCGAGTTGTCGTAGAACCAGGCGGCCGGCTGGTTCGGGTCGCCCGCGCCCTTGACGTCGTTCAGGCCCACGCAGCCGTGGCTGGTGTTGGCGGTGCCGAAGATCGAGTCCGCGCCCCAGTAGTTGCCGTGGAGGAAGGTCCCGGAGTTCGACAGGCGCATCGCGTGCGGCACGTCCTTGATGTCGTACTCGCCCTTGCCGTCGGCGTCCGTGAAGCCGACGGTGGCACCGTTCATCCGGGTCTCCTTGAACTTCTCGGAGATCACCATCTGACCGTTGTAGGTCGGGTTGGCCGGGGCGCCCGCGGAGATCGGGATGGTCTTGATGACCGCGCCGTCCCGGGTGACCGTCATCTTCTTCGTCTTCGCGTCGACCGTGGAGACCTGGCTGCGGCCGATCTTGAAGGTGACGGTCTTGCTCTGGACGCCCTGGACGCCGGGAGCGCCCTGGACGCCTTCCAGCGCCAGCTTCAGCGTGACGGTGGAGCCCGCCTGCCAGTACTGCTCGGGGCGGAAGTCCAGGCGCTGGGCGCTGAACCAGTGGCCGACGACCTCCTGGCCGCTGCTGGAGGAGACCGAGATGCCCGCCTGGACGGCCTTCTTGTCCTTGATCGCCTTGTTGAAGGTGATCGAGACCGGCATGCCGACGCCGACGGTCTGGCCCTCCTCCGGCACGAAGGAGGCCACGAAGCTGTTCTCCGGGGAGACGGTCGTGAAGGAGGCGTTCTCGTGCGCCTCCTTGCCGTCCGCGTCCTTGGCCGTCGCCGACAGGGCGTACTTGGTGGAGCGCTTGAGCGCGCCCTTGGGCTTCCAGCTCTTGCCGTCGGCGGCTATGTCGCCGGCTACGGCCGTGCCCTCGCTCGTCTTGAGCTCGACCTGGGTGAGCGTGCCGTCGGTGACGGTCACGTTCGCCGCGTCGTTGAGGCCGACGTTGGTCGCGCCGTCCTTCGGTGCGATGGTGATCTTGGCCTTGGAGGTGTCCTTGGCCGCTGCCGCGTCCACGTCCGCCTGGGACTTGCTGGCCTCACCGTTGCTCTTCGGGTCCCCGCCCTTGTCGCCCCCGTCGCTGCACGCCGAGAGCACCAGTACGCCGCCGAGCACGACGGATATGGCCGCCAGGGACCTTCTCCGTCGCTTGCTGTCCGTCCTCACACGCCACTCCATCGTTGCCGGTAACCCCGAGACCGCCGTCCCGGGGTTGGCCCGGCAGGGGGCGCACCCCCCTGCCCGGTCCTGACAACGCGTTAACGGCGCCGGCCGGTTCCACATTCCGTTGGGATGTGGGCAACCGCACGGTCAGGCGTTGTCGGGTTCTTCGTCGAAGTCCCCATCTTCCTCGTCGAGGTCCCACTCCATCGACTCGGGGTCGTATTCGACGGGCTCGCTGCTCCAGGAGGCCTGCGCGAGTTCCACCCCGGGAATGTCCAGCACCAGGTCAGTGGGGTCGACGAGGTAGGCGAGGGCTTCCGATTCGTCTTCCCGGACGGCGGCTTCCGCATGGCTGCGTTCCTCGTCCGGCATGAACTCGTCGGCCTTGATGTGGGCGAGCGCGGCCCCCGTGAGCGCCTGGGCGTCCGGCACTTCGAGCACCAGATCCACCCGAAGTCGTACATATCGTGATGTCTCAGAAGGGTTCATACGACGGAGAGTAAGCCCGCGGAAGCCCTGACTTTCCCACGACCCGCCCCTTTCCGTAGCATCGGCGCACACGGCCAATTCGCTGCTGCCACAAGGGGGATCGCACCGTGTCCGCACGCCGACCGCTGCTCACCGCTCTCGGAGCGACCACCCTCCTCGCCGCCCTGTGGTTCGTGCCCTCGGCGGGCGCGACCGCACCCGAAGCGGCGGAGAGCGCCTCCGCCGTACCCGCGGGCGGGAACACCGCGGAGGCGGTCGGCGGGACGGCGGCCACCGGGACGATCACGGGCTCGGCGCCTTCCGCTTCGGGCGCGCGGCCCCAGTCCCTCTCGCTCGCCGACACCGGTTCCGTCGACACCGCCCCCTACCTCCTGGGCGGTACCTTCTGCCTCGGCGTCGGCGCGGCCTTCGTGGCCTTCTCGGTGCGCCGCTCCCCCGGGTCGTAGAAGCGGGCCCCGCACCACCTCGCCGAACGCGCACGACGGCGGAAGGGCCGCCCCGGGGGTTCCCGGGGCGGCCCTTCCGCCGTGCGTTGCGCAGGCGCCGACCGTCAGGCGAGCGGACCCGTCACCGGCTCCACCGCGGCGAGGAGCCCGCCGGTACGGACGAACTCGTCGGCTGCGGCCAGGTCGGGGGCGAGGAAACGGTCCGGCCCGGGACCCTGCACGCCCGCCGCGCGGGCGGCGGCGATCGCGGCCAGGCTGGCCGGGGCGGCCGTCAGCCCGTGGCGCAGCTCGATGGCGCGGGTGGCCGCGTACAGCTCGATGGCGATGATCCGCGTCAGGTTGTCGACGGCGGTCCGCAGCTTGCGCGCGGCCGACCAGCCCATGGAGACGTGGTCCTCCTGCATGGCGGAGGAGGGGATCGAGTCGGCCGAGGCCGGCACCGCGAGCCGCTTCATCTCGCTGACCAGGGCGGCCTGCGTGTACTGGGCGATCATCAGACCGGAGTCCACGCCGGCGTCGTCCGCGAGGAACGGCGGCAGGCCGTGGGAGCGGTTCTTGTCGAGCAGCCGGTCGGTGCGCCGCTCGGCGATGGAGCCGAGGTCGGCGGCGGCGATGGCGAGGAAGTCCAGTACGTAGGCGACCGGGGCGCCGTGGAAGTTGCCGTTGGACTCCACGCGGCCGTCGGGCAGCACCACCGGGTTGTCGACGGCGGAGGCCAGCTCGCGCGAGGCGACCAGGGCGGCGTGCGCCATGGTGTCGCGGCCCGCGCCGGCCACCTGCGGGGCGCAGCGCACGGAGTACGCGTCCTGCACGCGGGGCGCGGACTCCTCCTGGAAGTGCCCGGTCAGCCCGGAACCCTTCAGCACGGCGGCCATGTTGGCGGCGGAGGCGCCCTGGCCGGGGTGCGGGCGGATGGCGTGCAGCTCGGGCTGGAGGACCTTGTCGGTGCCGAGCAGCGCCTCCAGGGTGAGGGCGGCGGTGATGTCGGCCGACTTGTAGAGCTTGTCGAGGTCGGCGAGGGCCATGACCAGCATGCCGAGCATGCCGTCGGTGCCGTTGAGGAGGGCCAGGCCCTCCTTCTCGCGGAGCTCGACCGGCTCGATGCCGTGCTCGGCGAGCAGCTCGCCTGCGGGGCGGACGGTGCCGTCGGGGCCCTCGGCATCGCCCTCGCCCATGAGCGCGAGCGCGCAGTGGGACAGCGGGGCGAGGTCGCCGGAGCAGCCGAGGGAGCCGTACTCGTGGACGACGGGGGTGATCCCGGCGTTGAGCACGTCGGCCATGGCCTGCGCCACGGAGGGGCGCACCCCGGTGTGGCCGGAGGCGACGGTCTTGAGCCGGAGGAACATCAGCGCGCGGACCACCTCGCGCTCGACGCGCGGGCCCATGCCGGCGGCGTGCGAGCGCACGATGTTGCGCTGGAGCTGGGCGCGCAGCTCGGGACTGATGTGCCGGGAGGCGAGGGCGCCGAACCCGGTGGACACCCCGTAGACGGGTTCGGGCTTGGCGGCCAGCGCGTCGACGATCTCGCGGGCGCGGGCGAGTGCGTCGAGCGCCTCGCCGGACAGCTCGACCCGTGCGTTGCCGCGGGCAACGGCGATGACGTCCTCGGCGGTGGTACCGGACGTCCCCACCACGACAGTGTGCATATCCATATTCAGCACCCTACGGATTGAATCGCTACATGTCACTAGCTGGAACTGTCACGATCGCGCAGCCGCTGGACCCCTTACGCGATGACGCGCCCGGCATCCGGCCCGCGGTCACTGGCGGCCGCGGAAGCGGCGCCGCTCACCGGGCGCCTCCTGGGCGGCGGCGTCCGCCAGCCGCACCACCGCGGTGTCCCGGCCCGCCACCACCGGCCCGGCCGAACGCGCCGCCTTCGCCTTGTACTGGGCGGCGTCCGCGAGGCGGAACAGCCGCCGGGAGGACTTCACCGGCCCGATCGGGTCTCCGGTCGAGGCCACCCCGCAGGCCACACCCTCGCCCAGCTCCAGCCCGGCCGCGCGGGTGCACAGCTCCTCGGCGACCCGGACGACCTCGTCCGCCGGCGGGCCGACCCCGACCAGGCAGAACTCGTCGCCGCCCAGACGCGCGACCAGCGCGCCCGGCAGTATGGCCCCGCACAGGCTCAGGACCGAGCCGAACCGCTCCAGCAGCCGGTCGCCCATGGCGTGCCCGAGGGTGTCGTTGACCTTCTTCAGCCCGTTCAGGTCGCAGACGACGAGACTGACGACGACCCCGGTCCGCCGGTGCTCCTCCAGGGCCTCGTCGAGGCGCATGTCGACGGCCCGGCGGTTGGCGAGCCCGGTCAGCGGATCGGTGAAGGCGAGCCGCCGCGCCTCCTCCAGGCGCTCGTTCTGCGCGAGGCCGGCCGCGACCACGGCGGCGAGCACGGTGGCGAACTCCGCGTCGTCCTCGTCGAAGTCGGGCAGCCCCTCGTCCCGGGCGACGTACAGCTCGCCCCAGGCCCGCCCGCTGAGCACGACGGGCGCGACCACGCACGTACCGCGGCCGCGGCGGCGCAGGGCCTCGCCGCGCCGCCCCGGCCGGTCGCCGACGGCGCTCTCGACCCAGGCGTGCGGGCCGCCGCCGCCCACCCACCGCTCGTGCAGGAACTCGGTGATCTCGGGGAAGTCGTGCACCGGATAGGACTCGTCCTCGGGGAACTCCTCCTCGCCCGCGCGCCGCTCGCCCTCGTTGACGAGCACGCGCAGGCACCCGCGCTCCCGCTCCCACGCGGAGATCGCGGCGAACGAGCCGTCCATCGCCAGGCGCGCGCCCCGCGCGGCCGCACGCACACTGTCGCGCGGCGTGCTCGCCGCGGCCATCGCCTGGGCGAGGCCCACCACGGCTCGCAGCCGCCCGTCAGCTCCCATCACCCCAGGTTAGGGAGTTTTGTCAGATTTTGAGACAATTGGCGCGACTTTCGACGCCACCAAGATCACCTGAGGTGGCCCCTGATGCCCGGCCGGGCCTCCGGCCGGGCATCAGGTCCGACTTCCGGCCGGGTCCGGCTTCCGGTGCGGGGCCTACTCGCCCGGCCAGTTCGGCTTGCGCTTCTCGTTGAAGGCCGCCACGCCCTCCACCCGGTCGCCGGAGAAGGCGACCGTCCGCCAGGCGGCGTCCTCGATCTCCAGGCCGGCCGCCAGGTCCATCCCGTGGCCCAGCCGCAGCGCGCGCTTGGCGGCCCGCAGGCCCACCGGCGAGTTCGCGGCCATCCGCGACGCCAGGGCCAGCGCCTCGGCCGTGTCCCGGCCCGCCGGCACCACGGAGTCCACCAGCCCCAGGGAGAGCGCCTCGGCGGCCTCCACCCGGCGCGCGGTGAAGATCAGCTCGGCGGCCCGCGCCGCGCCCACGCGGCGCGGCAGCAGCTGCGTACCGCCGCCGCCCGGGATCACACCCACGGAGACCTCGGGCAGGCCGACCACCGCGGTCTCGTCGGCGACGATCACGTCGCAGGCCAGGGCCAGCTCGAAGCCGCCGCCCAGCGCGAAGCCGTGCACCGCCGCGACCGTCGGCATCGGCAGCTCCAGCACGCCGCCGTAGGCCCCGCGCGTGGTCGGCCGCTGCCGCACCAGCTCGGCGTCGGAGAGCGAGTTGCGCTCCTTGAGGTCGGCCCCCACGCAGAAGGCCCGCTCCGCGGTGGAGGAGAGCACGACCACCCGCACGGAACGGTCCGCGGCCAGCGCGGCGCAGGCCGCGCCGATGGCGCGGGCCATGTCGGTCGAGACCGCGTTCATGGCCTTGGGGCGGTCCAGGACCAGCTCCGCGACCCCGCCCTCGTGGCGGCGTACCGCCACGAACTCCGACTCGTACTCGGACGCCATAGGACCCTCCCTGTTAACGAACGTTACGTCGGGATAGTAGGCGGTCTCCTGTCGATCGGTAGGGGCCGTGGCGCATCCCAGTGGGGTCGCGGCTTCCGTCCGACCGCCCGCAGACGCCGAAGACGCCTCGGGCGGGAGTGACGGGGGCTCGGCCCGGGCGGGGCCGGCTGCGCCCGGCGCCGGTGCCGCGGCTCGGCGCGGGCGCACGCGGCGCCCGGGGCGCGCCGGCGCGGAGTCGGCGGCAGCCGGAGCGGGCGGGCGGGTGTCAGCGGCGCTTGCGGCGCGTCAGCGACCAGGGCTCCACGACGCCCAGACCGCGCACCGGCCGCTGCCACATCGGCTGGAGGGCGAACCGGTAGGCCGCGCCCTCGTCGGGCTCCGTCTCCGCCTCCTTCTCCGACACCGGCGCGGCGCCGGTCCGGGAGAGCTCCTCGGCCATGGCCCCGTCCACCAGCACCGCGTCCTTGGGGGCTATCGACGTCAGGCGGCTCGCGAGGTTCACCGTGGTCCCGAAGACGTCGCCCATCCGGGTCGTCACCGTGCCGAAGGCGATCCCGACCCGCAGCTCGGGCATCTGCGCGTCGGCCTCCATCGTCTCGATGAGCCGCAGCGCGATCTCCGCGGCCGTCGCCGCGTCGTCGGCGCAGTACAGCACCTCGTCACCGAGCGTCTTGATCAGCCTGCCGCCGTACGCGGCCACCAGGTCCGCCGCGGTCGTCTCGAAGGACTCGACCAGCTCGCCGAGCTCCTCCTCCTCCAGCCGGCGCGTCAGGCGGGTGAAGCCGACCAGGTCGGCGAAGCCCACCGCGAGCCGCCGGTCGACCATCTCCTCGTCGTCCGCGACCTGCACCACGCGTCCGGTGGCCGCCGCCAGCTGGCGGCGCCACACGTAGACGAGGAACTCCTCCAGCTCGGGCAGGAGCAGCTCGACCAGGGGGTACGTGACCTCCGTACGGGTCATCCCCGGCTCCGGCGGCTCCGTGAGCCCCTCCAGGAAGGAGTCGATCTGCCACTCCGCCAGCCGCGCCGTGGTCTGCCCGGTGGACCGGGCCACCTGCACCGCCATCGGCTCGGACAGCAGCCCGGCCTCCACGAGGCCGGCGAGCCGGCGCAGGGCCAGCACGTCCGCCTCCGTCAGCGCCCGGGCCTGGCCGATGTCGGCGAAGCCCATGGCCCGCCAGAAGCGGGAGGCGAGCTCCATCGACACCCCGGCGCTGCGGGCGGCCTGGAAGGGCGTGTACCGGCGCTCGGCGCCCAGGATCAGCTGCTCCAGGCGGATCGCGAGGGGATCCGCCGTCGGCTGCACGGTGTGGTCGACCTCGTGGTGGGGAGTGTGCTGGTCGCGCCCGATCGGCGTGCCCGGGCCACTG includes these proteins:
- a CDS encoding helix-turn-helix transcriptional regulator, producing MDQLDQRACLGEFLRSRRARLRPEDVGMTDYGRRRRVPGLRREELAQLAGVSVAYYTRLEQRDGHNVSAEVLDAIARALRLDGTERAHLMDLARPKARRRRQSRRPQQVRPALRTLMDAMEGVPAYLVGHRQDVIGWNRLGAAVFGDFGALPAAERNLVRLMFLDPATAELYGEWECQACWVVSNLRLYAGQHPDDEQLSALVGELSVKNEEFRRLWAAHTVADKTHGVKLLRHPLVGEMRLSFETLTLPDDPTQALVTFHAEPGSASEDALRLLASWDAQRTAGKAAEPAPVQAV
- a CDS encoding L,D-transpeptidase is translated as MEWRVRTDSKRRRRSLAAISVVLGGVLVLSACSDGGDKGGDPKSNGEASKSQADVDAAAAKDTSKAKITIAPKDGATNVGLNDAANVTVTDGTLTQVELKTSEGTAVAGDIAADGKSWKPKGALKRSTKYALSATAKDADGKEAHENASFTTVSPENSFVASFVPEEGQTVGVGMPVSITFNKAIKDKKAVQAGISVSSSSGQEVVGHWFSAQRLDFRPEQYWQAGSTVTLKLALEGVQGAPGVQGVQSKTVTFKIGRSQVSTVDAKTKKMTVTRDGAVIKTIPISAGAPANPTYNGQMVISEKFKETRMNGATVGFTDADGKGEYDIKDVPHAMRLSNSGTFLHGNYWGADSIFGTANTSHGCVGLNDVKGAGDPNQPAAWFYDNSLIGDVVTVVNSPDKTIKPDNGLNGWNMNWADWKAGSAA
- a CDS encoding DUF3885 domain-containing protein; translated protein: MSGPPIPDPDPAHERLTRLWQSHRPPGPLLPHELKRAHAHRWVRFHSLPESKRYAEDEAEYAILLDRYNTVLDELFAGGEAYVVTTDWADPSEPTNYSARRAALHPEGTLWTTLDDTDDPDPAFHTRWYFYADRRPWERGCLDPLLRAVADDALPGIFVTDPGLTRIHHPYDGGADVILPTRGERDRLREQHSAWLSAHPSGY
- a CDS encoding adenylate/guanylate cyclase domain-containing protein, which gives rise to MTVDDSASGASAPGPSGPGTPIGRDQHTPHHEVDHTVQPTADPLAIRLEQLILGAERRYTPFQAARSAGVSMELASRFWRAMGFADIGQARALTEADVLALRRLAGLVEAGLLSEPMAVQVARSTGQTTARLAEWQIDSFLEGLTEPPEPGMTRTEVTYPLVELLLPELEEFLVYVWRRQLAAATGRVVQVADDEEMVDRRLAVGFADLVGFTRLTRRLEEEELGELVESFETTAADLVAAYGGRLIKTLGDEVLYCADDAATAAEIALRLIETMEADAQMPELRVGIAFGTVTTRMGDVFGTTVNLASRLTSIAPKDAVLVDGAMAEELSRTGAAPVSEKEAETEPDEGAAYRFALQPMWQRPVRGLGVVEPWSLTRRKRR
- the hutH gene encoding histidine ammonia-lyase, producing the protein MHTVVVGTSGTTAEDVIAVARGNARVELSGEALDALARAREIVDALAAKPEPVYGVSTGFGALASRHISPELRAQLQRNIVRSHAAGMGPRVEREVVRALMFLRLKTVASGHTGVRPSVAQAMADVLNAGITPVVHEYGSLGCSGDLAPLSHCALALMGEGDAEGPDGTVRPAGELLAEHGIEPVELREKEGLALLNGTDGMLGMLVMALADLDKLYKSADITAALTLEALLGTDKVLQPELHAIRPHPGQGASAANMAAVLKGSGLTGHFQEESAPRVQDAYSVRCAPQVAGAGRDTMAHAALVASRELASAVDNPVVLPDGRVESNGNFHGAPVAYVLDFLAIAAADLGSIAERRTDRLLDKNRSHGLPPFLADDAGVDSGLMIAQYTQAALVSEMKRLAVPASADSIPSSAMQEDHVSMGWSAARKLRTAVDNLTRIIAIELYAATRAIELRHGLTAAPASLAAIAAARAAGVQGPGPDRFLAPDLAAADEFVRTGGLLAAVEPVTGPLA
- a CDS encoding NAD(P)-dependent alcohol dehydrogenase, with product MSVTTRATTRVAAYAAPAPGVPLERTTVPRRPVGPHDVLIDIKYAGICHSDIHQVRDGWGEGIYPMVPGHEIAGVVAEVGAEVTRFAVGDRVGVGCMVDSCRVCEHCRSGQEQHCVQGMTGTYNAVGRDGEPTYGGYSTHLVVDENYTVRIPEGLALDVAAPLLCAGITLYSPLRHWKAGPGKKVAVVGLGGLGHMGVKMAHALGAEVTVLSQTLRKEADGRRLGATHFHATGDESTFEKLAGTFDLILSTVSAPLALDAYLGLLKVDGALVNVGAPEEPVSLNLFSVIGGRKTLAGSMIGGIAETQEMLDFCAEHGLGSEIELIDADHINEAYARVLSSDVRYRFVIDTSTI
- a CDS encoding enoyl-CoA hydratase/isomerase family protein; its protein translation is MASEYESEFVAVRRHEGGVAELVLDRPKAMNAVSTDMARAIGAACAALAADRSVRVVVLSSTAERAFCVGADLKERNSLSDAELVRQRPTTRGAYGGVLELPMPTVAAVHGFALGGGFELALACDVIVADETAVVGLPEVSVGVIPGGGGTQLLPRRVGAARAAELIFTARRVEAAEALSLGLVDSVVPAGRDTAEALALASRMAANSPVGLRAAKRALRLGHGMDLAAGLEIEDAAWRTVAFSGDRVEGVAAFNEKRKPNWPGE
- a CDS encoding GGDEF domain-containing protein, with product MGADGRLRAVVGLAQAMAAASTPRDSVRAAARGARLAMDGSFAAISAWERERGCLRVLVNEGERRAGEEEFPEDESYPVHDFPEITEFLHERWVGGGGPHAWVESAVGDRPGRRGEALRRRGRGTCVVAPVVLSGRAWGELYVARDEGLPDFDEDDAEFATVLAAVVAAGLAQNERLEEARRLAFTDPLTGLANRRAVDMRLDEALEEHRRTGVVVSLVVCDLNGLKKVNDTLGHAMGDRLLERFGSVLSLCGAILPGALVARLGGDEFCLVGVGPPADEVVRVAEELCTRAAGLELGEGVACGVASTGDPIGPVKSSRRLFRLADAAQYKAKAARSAGPVVAGRDTAVVRLADAAAQEAPGERRRFRGRQ
- a CDS encoding GNAT family N-acetyltransferase, which translates into the protein MMIRSLALPPSDAEVDAWLGVLTSAAAVDLPQLPAPSRVEVAGRLCVTPARGRPVLWTAGAGQGAGESGGEGRGEGVAALLLFTEKGNTHTAFLDVLTVRPEARRRGVGTALWERVRQELLADGRTSVAAMLDLGGPGQAFAEALGFENVLPMAWYVQDVPAGGAPPAGATADGAAQPPATPGYELLTWYGLVPDAWAPAAAAAHAAMEDAPTGDMDERIQTWTPERLHTLQQLILDRGGDMITVAAVTPDGEVAAYTEIVLPDPEGTSALQYDTVVVPAHRGHGLGRAVKRHMAAQAAARHPQLRRIATTVADENGPMRAVNEALGYRRERGVGIYQIKL